One Manihot esculenta cultivar AM560-2 chromosome 6, M.esculenta_v8, whole genome shotgun sequence DNA segment encodes these proteins:
- the LOC110616577 gene encoding isoaspartyl peptidase/L-asparaginase 1, giving the protein MGWAIALHGGAGDIPPSLPPERRLPREAGLRHCLQIGVDALQAQKHPLDVVELVVRELENHPNFNAGKGSVLTTVGTVEMEACIMDGKTKKCGAVSGLTTVVNPVSLARLVMEKTPHIYLAFDGAEHFAREQGVETVNSSHFVTPENVERLKQAKEANRVQIDYTQPIQKDEKNESQIADGDGDSKLGTVGCVAVDRNGNLAAATSTGGLVNKMVGRIGDTPIIGAGTFANNLCAVSATGKGESIIRGTVARDVAALMEFKGLSLQEAASYVVDECVPRGNVGLVAVSATGEVTMPFNTTGMFRACATEDGYSEIAIWPSVQK; this is encoded by the exons ATGGGGTGGGCGATCGCACTTCATGGAGGCGCTGGTGATATACCACCTTCGTTGCCACCTGAACGCCGCCTTCCTCGAGAGGCTGGTCTGCGCCACTGCCTCCAGATCGGTGTTGACGCTCTCCAAGCCCAAAAACACCCTCTCGATGTTGTCGAACTCGTG GTTCGTGAATTAGAAAACCATCCAAACTTTAATGCTGGTAAGGGATCCGTCTTGACCACTGTGGGCACAGTTGAGATGGAAGCTTGCATTATGGATGggaaaactaaaaaatgtggaGCTGTTTCTGGGCTCACCACTGTTGTCAATCCTGTATCATTAGCTCGCTTGGTCATGGAGAAGACCCCTCACATATATCTTGCTTTTGATGGTGCTGAGCATTTTGCAAGGGAGCAG GGTGTTGAGACTGTTAACTCAAGTCATTTTGTGACTCCTGAAAATGTTGAGAGGCTAAAACAGGCAAAAGAAGCTAATAGAGTCCAG ATTGATTATACCCAACCCATTCAAAAAGATGAGAAAAATGAAAGTCAAATTGCTGATGGTGATGGAGATAGCAAACTTGGAACTGTTGGATGTGTAGCTGTTGATAGGAATGGGAACTTGGCTGCTGCAACTTCTACTGGTGGATTGGTAAACAAAATGGTGGGAAGGATTGGGGACACACCCATAATAGGTGCAGGGACATTTGCCAACAATCTCTGTGCAGTTTCTGCTACAGGCAAAGGAGAATCAATCATACGTGGTACCGTAGCTAGGGATGTGGCTGCTCTTATGGAGTTCAAAGGTCTTTCTCTCCAGGAAGCAGCATCTTACGTCGTTGATGAGTGTGTTCCAAGAGGCAACGTTGGATTGGTAGCTGTGTCTGCCACTGGAGAAGTTACCATGCCCTTTAATACAACCGGCATGTTCCGTGCTTGTGCTACCGAAGATGGGTACTCTGAGATTGCAATATGGCCTTCGGTGCAAAAATAA
- the LOC110616515 gene encoding flavonol 3-sulfotransferase: MEPCLSSPQIHLPKTNDGEGKSGEPSAVHVKKCKEIISTLPRKKGWKGSSDYLHQYQGFWYYDSFLEGIMSAQDHFQARSQDIIVASCPKTGTTWLKALTFAIATRTSFDDSTCTSPLLTKAPHECVPFLEIDLANDSSNRNMELNLVATHIPYVSLPHSILASGCKIVYIWRDPKDVFVSMWYFVAKQMISKDSEPISLEEAFELFCQGIVNYGPYWDHVLGFWRARVEFPEKIMFVKYEEMMKDTCFYVKKLAEFMGYPFTSEEEERGMVENVINMCKFEKLSNLEVNKNGMHRPNTSLEIENNLYFRKGKVGDWENELTAEMGARLDWIVEQKLSGSGLKLM, encoded by the coding sequence ATGGAACCTTGTTTGTCTTCACCACAAATTCACCTTCCCAAAACCAACGATGGCGAGGGAAAAAGTGGAGAGCCATCGGCGGTCCATGTTAAGAAATGCAAAGAGATCATCTCGACCTTGCCGAGAAAAAAAGGCTGGAAAGGCTCGTCGGATTATCTTCATCAGTACCAAGGCTTTTGGTACTACGACTCTTTCTTGGAAGGAATCATGTCAGCTCAAGATCACTTCCAGGCTCGATCACAAGACATAATCGTGGCTAGTTGTCCAAAAACTGGCACAACTTGGCTTAAGGCACTTACTTTTGCTATCGCTACTAGAACTTCTTTCGATGATTCAACCTGCACCAGCCCTTTGCTCACCAAAGCGCCACATGAATGTGTTCCATTTTTGGAGATTGATCTCGCAAATGACTCGAGCAATCGCAACATGGAACTTAATCTTGTGGCTACACACATTCCCTACGTTTCTTTACCACACTCCATTCTTGCTTCTGGCTGTAAAATTGTCTACATATGGAGGGACCCCAAGGACGTGTTTGTTTCCATGTGGTACTTCGTTGCCAAGCAGATGATATCCAAGGACTCCGAACCCATTTCTCTGGAAGAAGCGTTTGAGCTGTTTTGCCAAGGAATTGTGAATTATGGACCCTACTGGGACCATGTTTTAGGATTCTGGAGGGCGAGAGTAGAGTTTCCTGAGAAGATAATGTTCGTGAAGTACGAGGAAATGATGAAAGATACATGTTTTTACGTGAAGAAATTAGCAGAGTTCATGGGTTACCCTTTCACCtcagaggaagaagaaagaggaaTGGTGGAAAATGTCATAAACATGTGTAAGTTTGAGAAGCTGAGCAACTTGGAGGTGAATAAAAATGGAATGCATCGGCCAAATACATCTCTGGAGATTGAAAACAATTTATATTTCAGGAAGGGGAAGGTAGGAGATTGGGAGAATGAGTTGACAGCTGAAATGGGAGCTCGCCTGGATTGGATAGTTGAGCAGAAGTTAAGCGGTTCAGGATTGAAATTAATGTGA
- the LOC110617633 gene encoding hexosyltransferase GAUT11 has protein sequence MRRRATDYRRPVRRRLSQWIWALLGMFLIAGLVLFVFHHHHHEDQLQLPIQENHERAEPVKHEGLNFTKEILSATSFARQLAEQMTLAKAYVILAKEHNNHHLAWELSNQIRSCQLLLSKAAMRGEPITQQEAEPIISSLSYLIFKAQDAHYDVATTIMTMKSHIQALEERANAATAQSTVFGQLVAESLPKNLHCLEVKLTTDWLKKLPLQDLAEDEKNSPRVMDNNLYHFCIFSDNVLATSVVVNSTISNADHPKQLIFHIVTNGISYGAMQAWFLSNDFKGATIEVQNLEEFSWLNASYAPVLRQRHEEGFQAYYFSGYEDMKGEPKLRNPKYLSMLNHLRFYIPEIYPLLEKVVFLDDDVVVQKDLTPLFLLDLHGNVNGAVETCLEAFHRYYKYLNFTHPIISSKFDPQACGWAFGMNVFDLIAWRKANVTARYHYWQEQNADRTLWKLGTLPPALLAFYGLTEPLDRRWHVLGLGHDVDIDNRLIESAAVIHFNGNMKPWLRLAISRYKPYWERYINQSHPYYKHCVTS, from the exons ATGCGGAGGCGGGCGACCGACTACCGGCGCCCGGTTAGAAGGAGATTATCGCAGTGGATCTGGGCGCTTCTTGGGATGTTCTTGATTGCAGGGCTAGTTTTGTTTGTGTTTCACCACCATCACCATGAAGATCAGCTTCAGCTGCCCATACAG GAGAACCATGAAAGAGCAGAGCCAGTTAAACATGAAGGTTTGAACTTCACTAAGGAAATATTAAGTGCTACCTCATTTGCACGGCAGTTGGCTGAGCAAATGACACTTGCAAAGGCTTATGTCATTCTTGCAAAGGAGCACAATAACCATCACCTAGCATGGGAGCTGAGCAATCAGATCAGGAGTTGCCAACTGCTGCTTTCAAAAGCTGCCATGAGAGGGGAGCCCATAACACAACAAGAAGCAGAGCCAATAATCAGTAGCTTGTCGTATCTAATCTTCAAGGCACAAGATGCCCATTATGATGTAGCAACTACCATAATGACAATGAAGTCTCATATTCAAGCCCTTGAAGAACGAGCAAATGCAGCAACGGCTCAGAGCACAGTGTTTGGGCAATTAGTGGCTGAATCTCTTCCCAAGAACCTCCATTGCCTAGAAGTAAAGCTTACAACTGATTGGCTTAAGAAGCTGCCTCTTCAAGATCTTGCAGAGGATGAAAAAAATTCCCCAAGAGTAATGGATAACAATCTATATCACTTCTGCATATTTTCAGACAATGTGCTGGCTACCTCTGTTGTTGTCAACTCCACGATCTCCAATGCGGACCATCCAAAACAGTTAATCTTCCACATAGTCACAAATGGAATCAGCTATGGAGCTATGCAGGCTTGGTTCCTGAGTAATGACTTCAAAGGGGCCACTATAGAAGTGCAGAATCTAGAAGAGTTCTCTTGGTTGAATGCTTCTTATGCTCCTGTTCTCAGACAGCGCCATGAAGAGGGTTTCCAGGCCTATTATTTTTCAGGTTATGAAGATATGAAGGGGGAGCCAAAATTGCGGAATCCTAAATACCTGTCTATGCTGAATCATCTTCGGTTTTATATCCCTGAGATCTATCCACTACTGGAAAAGGTAGTttttcttgatgatgatgtcgTTGTCCAAAAGGATCTTACACCACTCTTTTTGTTGGATTTGCATGGAAATGTCAATGGAGCTGTGGAAACTTGTCTTGAAGCATTTCATCGTTATTATAAGTATCTCAATTTTACACACCCTATCATCAGCTCAAAGTTTGACCCACAGGCATGTGGATGGGCATTTGGTATGAATGTTTTTGATTTGATTGCATGGAGAAAGGCAAATGTAACTGCGCGGTATCATTACTGGCAGGAGCAGAATGCTGATCGAACACTGTGGAAGCTGGGAACACTTCCTCCTGCTCTTCTAGCATTTTATGGACTCACAGAGCCACTTGATCGAAGATGGCATGTGTTAGGATTGGGACATGATGTGGACATTGACAATCGTCTGATTGAGAGTGCTGCAGTTATTCACTTTAATGGGAACATGAAGCCATGGCTGAGGTTGGCTATTAGCAGGTACAAGCCTTATTGGGAAAGGTACATAAATCAAAGTCATCCATATTACAAACATTGTGTCACGAGTTGA
- the LOC110618283 gene encoding ADP,ATP carrier protein ER-ANT1, giving the protein MARKSEKFSADFMMGGMAALASKSAAAPIERVKLLLQNQGEMIKRGQLKRPYVGVSDCFRRILREEGVLSFWRGNQANVIRYFPTQAFNFAFKGYFKSLFGHSKEKDGYIKWFAGNLASGSAAGATTSLLLYHLDYARTRLGTDAKECPINGQRQFKGLLDVYSKTLSSDGMAGLYRGFGVSIMGITLYRGMYFGIYDTMKPIILVGSFEGNFLASFLLGWSITTVSGVCAYPFDTLRRRMMLTSGQPVKYHNALHAFREIIRLEGFTALYRGVTANMLVGIAGAGVLAGYDQLHRIAVHHGYIMEAQKNMLK; this is encoded by the exons ATGGCTAGAAAATCTGAAAAATTTTCTGCTGATTTTATGATGGGAGGAATGGCAGCATTGGCATCGAAGAGTGCTGCAGCACCAATTGAAAGAGTGAAACTTTTATTGCAGAATCAAGGAGAGATGATTAAAAGAGGTCAACTCAAAAGACCATATGTGGGAGTTAGTGATTGCTTTAGAAGAATCTTGAGAGAAGAAGGTGTGTTGTCTTTTTGGAGAGGCAACCAGGCCAATGTCATACGATATTTCCCAACTCAG GCTTTCAATTTTGCATTCAAAGGTTATTTCAAAAGCCTTTTTGGACATTCAAAAGAGAAAGATGGTTACATAAAGTGGTTTGCTGGAAACCTGGCTTCAGGTAGTGCTGCTGGGGCAACAACTTCACTTCTTTTGTATCATTTGGATTATGCACGTACCCGGTTAGGGACTGATGCAAAGGAGTGCCCAATTAATGGTCAACGGCAGTTTAAAGGATTACTTGATGTATACAGCAAAACCTTATCAAGTGATGGAATGGCAGGCCTGTATCGGGGATTTGGGGTTTCAATAATGGGTATCACCCTGTATCGTGGCATGTACTTTGGCATCTACGACACCATGAAGCCCATCATTTTGGTGGGATCATTTGAG GGGAATTTCTTGGCTAGCTTCTTGTTGGGTTGGAGTATCACCACAGTCTCTGGGGTCTGTGCATACCCCTTCGACACTTTGAGACGGAGAATGATGCTGACCTCTGGACAACCTGTGAAGTATCATAATGCATTGCATGCATTTCGTGAGATCATTCGCCTCGAGGGTTTCACAGCACTATACCGAGGAGTTACTGCAAATATGCTTGTTGGAATTGCTGGAGCTGGAGTATTAGCAGGATATGATCAACTGCACAGAATCGCAGTTCATCATGGTTACATTATGGAGGCGCAGAAAAACATGTTGAAGTAG